From a region of the Paeniglutamicibacter cryotolerans genome:
- the rpoZ gene encoding DNA-directed RNA polymerase subunit omega: MSTNLEGIINPPIDSLLTTTDSKYALVINSAKRARQINAYYAQLHEGLFEYVGPLVETRLNEKPLSIALREINEGLLKVTPIVEPAE; this comes from the coding sequence GTGTCCACGAACCTTGAGGGCATCATCAACCCGCCGATCGACTCGCTGTTGACCACCACCGATTCCAAGTACGCCCTGGTGATCAACTCGGCCAAGCGCGCGCGCCAGATCAACGCGTACTACGCCCAGCTGCACGAGGGCCTGTTCGAGTACGTCGGCCCGCTGGTGGAAACCCGCCTGAACGAGAAGCCGCTGTCGATCGCACTGCGTGAAATCAACGAGGGCCTGCTCAAGGTCACCCCGATCGTTGAGCCGGCCGAGTAA
- the carB gene encoding carbamoyl-phosphate synthase large subunit, whose translation MPKREDLKSVLVIGSGPIVIGQAAEFDYSGTQALRVLREEGLRVILVNSNPATIMTDPEFADATYIEPITPEVVEKIIAKERPDAILPTLGGQTALNTAIALDKAGVLEKYNVELIGANIEAIELGEDREKFKGVVERCGAESAKSYIVHTMDEAFAAVEILNYPVVVRPSFTMGGLGSGMAYNAEDLRRIAGQGLQYSPTTEVLLEESILGWKEYELEMMRDKNDNVVVVCSIENFDPVGVHTGDSITVAPAQTLTDREYQNLRDISIAVIREVGVDTGGCNIQFAIEPDTGRVVVIEMNPRVSRSSALASKATGFAIAKIATKLSLGYTLDEIPNDITLKTPASFEPALDYVVVKVPRFAFEKFPAADKTLTTTMKSVGEAMALGRNFTEALQKALRSLEQKGSELAFKAPNDFEIPELLAASVKGSTDRLYNVQRALLGGASIEEVFEATKIDPWYLDQLVLINETAAIIKAQPELNEQVLRLAKRHGFSDAQIAALTHKSEAVVRGIRHALGVRPVYKTVDTCAAEFAAYTPYHYSSYDEETEVALHEKPSVIILGSGPNRIGQGIEFDYSCVHATMALRAAGYETVMVNCNPETVSTDYDVSTRLYFEPLTLEDVLEVIHAEEATGGVLGVFVQLGGQTPLKLAQELADAGVPILGTSPEAIDLAEHRGAFQRVLDNAGLIAPKNGTAVSFDDAKRIADEIGYPVLVRPSYVLGGRGMEIVYDEANLARYIANATEITEDHPVLVDRFLEDAIEIDVDALYDGKDLYVGGIMEHIEEAGIHSGDSACVLPPITLGKDVCDRVVEATRAIAAGVGVRGLINIQFALASDVLYVIEANPRASRTVPFTSKATGVQLAKAAAMIGVGVPIAHLRSVYHLLPETGDGASLPDHAPVSVKEAVLPFARFRTPEGRAVDSLLGPEMRSTGEVMGIDKYFDTAFAKAQAAANSPLPTAGRVFVSVANRDKRSIVLPVKHLLDLGFEIVSTGGTAEVLRRNGITATVVRKVREGSAEGEENIVDMITEGKIDMILNTPSGGDARGDGYEIRAAATSVGTPLITTIAEFGAAIQAIDAMRHFEWSVTSLQEHAAILKGDGSNA comes from the coding sequence ATGCCGAAGAGAGAAGACCTCAAATCCGTCCTGGTGATCGGCTCCGGCCCGATCGTCATCGGTCAGGCTGCCGAGTTCGACTACTCGGGCACCCAGGCGCTGCGCGTGCTGCGCGAGGAGGGCCTGCGGGTCATCCTCGTGAACTCCAACCCGGCCACCATCATGACCGACCCGGAATTCGCCGATGCCACGTACATCGAGCCGATCACCCCCGAGGTCGTCGAGAAGATCATCGCCAAGGAGCGCCCGGATGCGATCCTGCCGACCCTCGGCGGCCAGACCGCATTGAACACCGCCATTGCGCTGGACAAGGCCGGCGTGCTGGAAAAGTACAACGTCGAGCTGATCGGTGCCAACATCGAGGCCATCGAGCTCGGTGAGGACCGCGAGAAGTTCAAGGGCGTCGTGGAGCGCTGCGGCGCCGAGTCTGCCAAGTCCTACATCGTGCACACCATGGACGAGGCATTCGCCGCCGTCGAGATCCTGAACTACCCCGTCGTCGTGCGCCCCTCCTTCACCATGGGCGGGCTCGGCTCGGGCATGGCATACAACGCCGAGGACCTGCGCCGCATTGCCGGGCAGGGCCTGCAGTACTCGCCGACCACCGAGGTGCTCCTGGAGGAGTCGATCCTGGGCTGGAAGGAATACGAGCTGGAGATGATGCGCGACAAGAACGACAACGTCGTCGTCGTGTGCTCCATCGAAAACTTCGACCCGGTCGGCGTGCACACCGGCGACTCGATCACCGTCGCCCCGGCGCAGACGCTGACCGACCGCGAGTACCAGAACCTGCGCGACATCTCGATCGCCGTCATCCGCGAGGTGGGCGTCGACACCGGCGGCTGCAACATCCAGTTCGCCATCGAGCCGGACACCGGCCGCGTCGTGGTCATCGAGATGAACCCGCGCGTTTCGCGTTCCTCCGCGCTGGCCTCCAAGGCCACCGGCTTCGCCATCGCCAAGATCGCCACGAAGCTGTCCCTGGGCTACACCCTGGACGAGATTCCGAACGACATCACGCTCAAGACCCCGGCCTCGTTCGAGCCCGCGCTCGACTACGTCGTGGTCAAGGTCCCGCGCTTCGCCTTCGAGAAGTTCCCGGCCGCCGACAAGACGCTGACCACCACCATGAAGTCAGTCGGCGAGGCCATGGCCCTGGGCCGCAACTTCACCGAGGCGCTGCAGAAGGCGTTGCGCTCCCTGGAGCAGAAGGGCTCCGAGCTAGCGTTCAAGGCCCCGAACGACTTCGAGATCCCCGAACTGCTCGCTGCCTCCGTCAAGGGCAGCACCGACCGCCTGTACAACGTGCAGCGCGCGCTGCTCGGCGGCGCATCGATCGAGGAGGTCTTCGAGGCCACCAAGATCGACCCGTGGTACCTGGACCAGCTGGTGTTGATCAATGAGACGGCCGCCATCATCAAGGCGCAGCCCGAGCTCAACGAGCAGGTGCTGCGACTGGCCAAGCGCCACGGCTTCTCCGACGCGCAGATCGCCGCGCTGACGCACAAGTCCGAGGCAGTGGTCCGCGGGATCCGCCACGCGCTGGGCGTGCGCCCGGTCTACAAGACGGTCGATACCTGCGCCGCCGAGTTCGCCGCGTACACCCCGTACCACTATTCCTCCTACGACGAGGAGACCGAGGTCGCGCTGCATGAGAAGCCCTCGGTGATCATCCTGGGCTCGGGCCCCAACCGCATCGGCCAGGGCATCGAGTTCGACTACTCCTGCGTCCACGCCACGATGGCGCTGCGCGCCGCCGGCTACGAGACGGTCATGGTCAACTGCAACCCGGAGACGGTCTCCACCGACTACGACGTGTCCACCCGCCTGTACTTCGAGCCGCTGACGCTCGAAGACGTGCTGGAAGTCATCCACGCCGAGGAGGCCACCGGCGGCGTGCTGGGCGTGTTCGTGCAGCTGGGCGGGCAGACCCCACTGAAGCTGGCACAGGAACTCGCCGACGCCGGGGTGCCGATCCTGGGCACCTCCCCGGAGGCCATCGACCTGGCCGAGCACCGTGGCGCCTTCCAGCGCGTGCTGGACAACGCCGGGCTGATCGCCCCGAAGAACGGCACGGCCGTCTCCTTCGACGACGCCAAGCGGATCGCCGACGAGATCGGCTACCCGGTCCTGGTGCGCCCGTCCTATGTGCTCGGCGGCCGCGGCATGGAGATCGTCTACGACGAGGCGAACCTCGCGCGCTACATTGCCAACGCCACGGAAATCACCGAGGACCACCCGGTGCTGGTCGACCGCTTCCTGGAAGACGCCATCGAAATCGATGTCGACGCCCTGTACGACGGCAAGGACCTCTACGTCGGCGGCATCATGGAGCACATCGAGGAGGCCGGCATCCACTCCGGCGACTCGGCCTGCGTGCTGCCCCCGATCACGCTGGGCAAGGACGTCTGCGACCGCGTGGTCGAAGCCACCCGCGCCATCGCCGCGGGTGTGGGCGTGCGTGGCCTGATCAACATCCAGTTCGCGCTGGCCTCCGACGTGCTCTACGTCATCGAAGCCAACCCGCGTGCCTCGCGCACCGTGCCGTTCACCTCCAAGGCCACCGGCGTGCAGCTGGCCAAGGCCGCGGCGATGATCGGCGTCGGCGTGCCCATCGCCCACCTGCGCTCGGTCTACCACCTGCTTCCGGAGACCGGCGACGGCGCCTCGCTGCCGGACCATGCACCGGTTTCGGTGAAGGAGGCAGTGCTGCCCTTTGCCCGCTTCCGCACCCCCGAAGGCCGCGCCGTCGATTCGCTGCTGGGCCCGGAAATGCGCTCCACCGGCGAAGTCATGGGCATCGACAAGTACTTCGATACAGCCTTCGCGAAGGCCCAGGCGGCCGCGAACTCGCCGCTGCCGACAGCGGGCCGCGTGTTCGTCTCGGTGGCCAACCGCGACAAGCGCTCGATCGTGCTGCCGGTCAAGCACCTGCTGGACCTGGGCTTCGAGATCGTCTCCACCGGCGGCACGGCAGAGGTGCTGCGCCGCAACGGCATTACCGCCACCGTGGTCCGCAAGGTCCGCGAAGGCTCGGCGGAGGGCGAGGAGAACATCGTCGACATGATCACCGAGGGCAAGATCGACATGATCCTGAACACCCCCTCGGGCGGCGACGCACGTGGGGACGGCTATGAGATCCGCGCCGCAGCCACCTCGGTCGGCACACCGCTGATCACCACCATTGCCGAGTTCGGGGCGGCGATCCAGGCGATCGACGCCATGCGCCACTTCGAATGGTCGGTCACCTCGCTGCAGGAGCACGCCGCCATCCTCAAGGGCGACGGCAGCAATGCCTGA
- a CDS encoding PH-like domain-containing protein, producing the protein MGQYTQAIAITVAAVLVFIALIGLGWRNRLRRQSGIAPLPQAPADLPPSRSFEGQYVCTTTADDWLDRIAVHSLGLRTNAGVRVFAAGVLIERDGAAPVFIAADALRGVGRSSGMAGKFVEKDGLLVLTWMLGDKAVDTGFRPRYHQEMKELAELAGALLEPAAEPTGPDAAGEPDFTVTAESAGTTDATPQDTAIENSAPGATPAAPPTDSPAAEKENQ; encoded by the coding sequence ATGGGCCAGTACACCCAGGCCATCGCGATCACCGTCGCCGCGGTGCTCGTCTTCATCGCGCTGATCGGCCTCGGCTGGCGCAACCGGCTGCGCCGGCAGTCGGGCATTGCCCCGCTGCCGCAGGCCCCGGCCGACCTGCCGCCGTCGCGGTCCTTCGAGGGCCAGTACGTCTGCACCACCACGGCCGATGACTGGCTGGACCGGATCGCCGTGCACTCCCTGGGCCTGAGGACCAACGCCGGAGTGCGGGTCTTCGCCGCCGGCGTGCTGATCGAACGCGACGGGGCGGCCCCGGTCTTCATCGCCGCCGACGCGCTCCGGGGAGTTGGACGCTCATCGGGGATGGCCGGCAAGTTCGTCGAAAAGGACGGGCTGCTGGTACTCACCTGGATGCTGGGGGACAAGGCAGTGGATACCGGCTTCCGGCCCCGCTACCACCAGGAAATGAAGGAACTGGCCGAGCTGGCCGGTGCGCTGCTGGAACCCGCCGCCGAACCCACCGGGCCAGATGCCGCGGGCGAACCGGACTTCACGGTCACTGCGGAATCCGCAGGGACCACGGACGCCACGCCCCAGGACACGGCCATAGAGAACTCCGCACCGGGCGCCACGCCCGCTGCGCCACCCACAGATTCGCCCGCAGCAGAGAAGGAAAACCAGTGA
- the gmk gene encoding guanylate kinase — translation MPASSHAPVTVLAGPTAVGKGTISTYIRDNYPEVWLSVSATTRDPRPGEVEGVHYFFVGPEAFGELVKSGEMLEWAVVHGQNSYGTIRSKVEEAVAAGKRVLLEIDLQGARQVRQTLPEARFVFLAPPSWDELVRRLVGRGTESADEQQRRLETAKLELAAEPEFDITIVNDDIGRAADELVTRMGLTPHPR, via the coding sequence ATGCCGGCCTCCAGCCACGCCCCCGTCACAGTTCTCGCCGGACCCACAGCAGTGGGGAAGGGGACGATATCCACCTACATCCGGGACAACTATCCCGAGGTGTGGCTCTCGGTATCGGCCACCACCCGCGACCCGCGACCGGGAGAAGTGGAGGGCGTGCACTACTTCTTCGTCGGCCCCGAAGCCTTCGGTGAGTTGGTCAAGTCGGGCGAAATGCTGGAGTGGGCGGTCGTGCACGGGCAGAACAGCTACGGAACCATACGCTCGAAGGTCGAAGAGGCGGTCGCCGCCGGCAAGCGCGTCCTGCTGGAGATCGATCTCCAAGGCGCGCGGCAGGTCAGGCAGACTCTTCCCGAGGCCAGATTCGTCTTCCTGGCGCCACCCAGCTGGGACGAATTGGTGCGCCGGCTCGTCGGCCGCGGCACGGAATCCGCCGATGAGCAGCAGCGCCGCCTGGAAACCGCTAAACTAGAACTTGCTGCCGAGCCCGAATTCGACATCACCATCGTGAACGACGACATCGGGCGTGCCGCGGACGAGCTGGTCACCCGCATGGGATTGACCCCGCACCCGAGGTAA
- a CDS encoding aspartate carbamoyltransferase catalytic subunit translates to MKHLLSTLDLSRADAIRILDIAEEMAAVGHREVKKLPALRGRTVVNLFFEDSTRTRISFEAAAKRLSADVINFAAKGSSVSKGESLKDTAQTLEAIGADAVVIRHWASGAPARLAATDWIDAPVINAGDGTHEHPTQALLDAFTLRTHWAKVRGIQSSGTDLTGMRVSIVGDILHSRVARSNLWLLRTLGAEVTMVAPPTLLPVGSGSWPCKISYDLDATLAAGTDAVMMLRVQGERMHAAFFPNAREYSRRWGFDDARLATLDAADSAATIIMHPGPMNRGLEISSGAADSPRSTVLAQVSNGVAVRMAVLYLLLSGDQQRPAGN, encoded by the coding sequence ATGAAGCATCTTCTCTCCACCCTTGACCTTTCGCGCGCCGACGCGATCCGCATCCTGGACATTGCCGAGGAAATGGCCGCCGTCGGGCACCGCGAGGTCAAAAAGCTTCCGGCCCTGCGCGGACGCACCGTGGTGAACCTGTTCTTCGAGGATTCCACCCGCACCCGGATCTCCTTCGAGGCCGCAGCCAAGCGACTGAGCGCCGACGTGATCAACTTCGCAGCGAAGGGCTCCTCGGTTTCCAAGGGCGAATCGCTGAAGGACACCGCGCAGACGCTCGAGGCCATCGGCGCCGACGCCGTGGTCATCAGGCACTGGGCCTCCGGCGCCCCGGCCCGCCTGGCCGCGACCGACTGGATCGACGCGCCGGTGATCAACGCAGGCGACGGAACCCACGAACACCCCACCCAGGCTCTGCTTGACGCCTTCACGCTGCGCACCCACTGGGCCAAGGTCCGCGGGATCCAGTCCTCCGGCACCGACCTGACCGGCATGCGCGTGAGCATCGTCGGCGACATCCTGCACTCGCGGGTGGCGCGTTCCAACCTCTGGCTGCTGCGCACCCTCGGCGCCGAGGTCACCATGGTCGCCCCGCCGACTCTGCTGCCCGTCGGCTCTGGCTCCTGGCCCTGCAAGATCAGCTACGACCTGGACGCGACACTGGCAGCGGGCACCGACGCCGTGATGATGCTGCGCGTGCAGGGCGAACGCATGCACGCGGCGTTCTTCCCGAACGCACGCGAGTACTCGCGCCGCTGGGGCTTCGACGATGCCCGCCTGGCCACACTGGACGCCGCTGATTCGGCAGCGACCATCATCATGCACCCGGGCCCGATGAACCGCGGCCTGGAAATTTCCTCGGGCGCAGCCGACTCGCCCCGCTCCACCGTGCTGGCCCAGGTCTCCAACGGCGTCGCCGTGCGCATGGCCGTCCTCTACCTGCTTCTCTCCGGGGACCAGCAGCGTCCCGCCGGCAACTGA
- a CDS encoding dihydroorotase gives MSNTSYLIRGARPLGAAPADLLIVDGLIAALGAEAAAHAAAGGATVIDARGQIMLPGMVDLHTHLREPGREDAETVETGTRAAAKGGFTAVHAMANSNPVADTAGVVEQVWSLGKRSGWVDVRPVGAVTVGLAGERLSELGAMADSRARVRVFSDDGICVHDPVLMRRALEYVKAFDGVIAQHAQEPRLTEDAQMNEGEVSAVLGLVGWPAVAEEAIIARDVLLAQHVDSRLHICHVSTAGSVDIIRWAKERGIKVTAEVTPHHLLLTEELVRSYDPVYKVNPPLRREADVMALRAALADGTIDVIGTDHAPHPSEAKECEWAQAAMGMTGLETALSVVQHTMIETGMISWADFARITSTTPAAIGLLADQGRPIAVGEPANLVFVDADARWIVDPYAMATKGRNSPFKGLELPGKVVSTFFHGHPTVLDGELNTPVPTNGDL, from the coding sequence ATGTCCAATACCAGTTACCTGATCCGCGGCGCCCGCCCGCTGGGTGCCGCGCCGGCCGACCTGCTCATCGTCGACGGCCTGATCGCTGCCCTCGGTGCCGAGGCCGCGGCCCACGCTGCCGCGGGCGGTGCCACCGTCATCGACGCTCGGGGACAAATCATGCTTCCGGGCATGGTCGACCTGCATACCCACCTGCGCGAACCGGGCCGCGAGGACGCCGAAACGGTTGAAACCGGTACCCGCGCCGCTGCCAAGGGCGGCTTCACTGCCGTGCACGCGATGGCCAATTCCAACCCGGTGGCCGATACAGCCGGCGTTGTCGAGCAGGTGTGGTCGCTGGGCAAGCGTTCGGGCTGGGTCGACGTGCGCCCGGTCGGCGCCGTCACCGTGGGCCTGGCCGGCGAACGGCTCTCCGAGCTCGGCGCCATGGCCGATTCACGCGCCCGCGTGAGGGTCTTCTCCGACGATGGCATCTGCGTCCACGACCCGGTGCTGATGCGCCGCGCGCTGGAATACGTGAAGGCCTTCGACGGGGTCATCGCCCAGCACGCCCAGGAACCGCGGCTGACCGAGGATGCCCAGATGAACGAGGGCGAGGTCTCCGCGGTGCTCGGCCTGGTCGGCTGGCCCGCCGTCGCCGAAGAGGCGATCATCGCCCGCGATGTGCTGCTGGCCCAGCACGTTGATTCGCGCCTGCATATCTGCCACGTCTCCACCGCAGGTTCGGTGGACATCATCCGCTGGGCCAAGGAGCGCGGCATCAAGGTCACCGCGGAGGTCACCCCGCACCACCTGCTGCTCACCGAGGAGCTGGTCCGCAGCTACGACCCGGTGTACAAGGTCAACCCGCCATTGCGCCGCGAGGCCGACGTGATGGCGCTGCGTGCCGCCTTGGCCGACGGGACCATCGACGTGATCGGCACCGACCACGCCCCGCACCCCTCCGAGGCCAAGGAATGCGAATGGGCGCAGGCCGCCATGGGCATGACCGGGCTGGAGACCGCGCTGTCCGTGGTGCAGCACACCATGATCGAGACCGGGATGATCTCCTGGGCCGATTTCGCGCGCATCACCTCCACCACCCCGGCCGCCATCGGCCTGCTGGCCGACCAAGGCCGTCCGATCGCGGTCGGCGAGCCAGCCAACCTGGTCTTCGTCGACGCCGACGCGCGCTGGATCGTGGACCCGTACGCGATGGCCACCAAGGGCCGCAACTCGCCGTTCAAGGGCCTCGAGCTGCCCGGCAAGGTCGTCTCCACGTTCTTCCACGGCCACCCGACGGTGCTCGACGGGGAACTGAATACCCCCGTCCCGACGAACGGTGACCTCTAA
- the pyrR gene encoding bifunctional pyr operon transcriptional regulator/uracil phosphoribosyltransferase PyrR, whose product MGIEATVAGDSAPKDVRTVLSGADIDRVLTRIAHEIIEANKGTTDLVLMGIPSRGFPLAQRLAERIAAAEPGIDPVAMTGQLDVTMYRDDLRHSTTRTPVPTRLPEGGIDGKVVVLVDDVLYSGRTIRAALDALADLGRPRIVRLAVLVDRGHRELPIRADHVGKNLPTATSEKVRVHLSETDGAGNNEVVIEARA is encoded by the coding sequence ATGGGCATCGAAGCCACTGTAGCCGGCGACTCTGCACCGAAGGACGTCCGAACCGTCCTGTCCGGCGCGGATATAGACCGGGTTTTGACCCGGATCGCCCACGAGATCATCGAGGCGAACAAGGGAACCACGGACCTGGTCCTGATGGGCATCCCCAGCCGCGGCTTTCCGCTGGCACAACGCCTGGCCGAGCGCATCGCTGCCGCCGAACCGGGCATCGATCCGGTCGCCATGACAGGCCAGCTCGACGTCACCATGTACCGTGACGACCTGCGCCACTCCACCACCCGCACCCCCGTGCCGACGCGCCTGCCCGAGGGCGGCATCGACGGCAAGGTCGTCGTGCTGGTCGACGACGTGCTCTACTCCGGACGGACCATCCGCGCCGCGCTCGACGCCCTGGCCGATCTGGGCCGCCCGCGCATCGTGCGCCTGGCGGTGCTGGTCGACCGCGGCCATCGTGAACTGCCGATCCGGGCAGACCATGTCGGCAAGAACCTTCCCACGGCCACCTCGGAAAAGGTGCGCGTGCACCTGTCCGAAACCGACGGCGCGGGCAACAACGAAGTCGTTATCGAGGCACGGGCATGA
- the carA gene encoding glutamine-hydrolyzing carbamoyl-phosphate synthase small subunit, whose translation MTAQITFEPAKLVLEDGRVFSGRGYGATGTALGEAVFTTGMTGYQETLTDPSYARQLIVQTAPHIGNTGVNAADNESSRIWAAGYVVRDAARRASSWRAESTLDDELVRQGIVGIQEVDTRAITRHLRERGAMKAGIFSGADAAKDIAQLLEIVKSQPSMEGLSLAEEVSCKTAYTVEPKDHGWDGPVRYEIAALDLGMKAMTPARFAERGVRMHVLPASTTADEAKALNPDGIFISNGPGDPATAQKQVEFVREFLDAGIPYFGICFGNQILGRALGFGTYKLRYGHRGMNQPVMDRSTGKVEITSQNHGFAVDAPREGSPLAPVGKYGRVAVSHISLNDQVVEGLSCLDIPAFSVQYHPEAAAGPHDAAYLFDRFIDLMEASKSAPADASKTGENK comes from the coding sequence GTGACTGCACAGATCACATTCGAGCCCGCCAAGCTGGTGCTCGAAGACGGACGCGTATTCAGCGGCCGCGGCTACGGTGCCACCGGCACCGCCCTCGGCGAAGCCGTTTTCACCACCGGCATGACCGGCTACCAGGAAACGCTTACCGACCCGTCCTACGCCCGCCAGCTGATCGTGCAGACCGCACCGCACATCGGCAACACCGGGGTCAACGCGGCGGACAACGAGTCATCGCGCATCTGGGCCGCCGGCTACGTGGTGCGCGACGCCGCCCGCCGTGCCTCCTCCTGGCGTGCCGAGAGCACCTTGGACGATGAGCTCGTCCGCCAGGGCATCGTCGGCATCCAGGAGGTCGACACCCGCGCCATCACCCGCCACCTGCGTGAACGCGGTGCGATGAAGGCCGGCATCTTCTCCGGAGCCGATGCGGCGAAGGACATCGCGCAGCTGCTGGAGATCGTCAAGTCCCAGCCCTCGATGGAGGGCCTCTCGCTGGCCGAGGAGGTCTCCTGCAAGACCGCTTACACGGTCGAGCCGAAGGACCACGGCTGGGACGGACCGGTCCGCTACGAGATCGCCGCGCTGGATCTGGGCATGAAGGCGATGACCCCGGCCCGCTTCGCCGAGCGCGGCGTGCGCATGCACGTGCTGCCCGCGAGCACCACGGCCGATGAGGCCAAGGCACTGAACCCCGATGGCATCTTCATCTCCAACGGACCCGGCGACCCGGCCACCGCGCAGAAGCAGGTCGAGTTCGTCCGCGAGTTCCTGGACGCCGGCATCCCGTACTTCGGCATCTGCTTCGGCAACCAGATCCTGGGCCGCGCCCTGGGATTCGGGACCTACAAGCTGCGCTACGGCCACCGCGGCATGAACCAGCCGGTCATGGACCGCTCCACCGGCAAGGTCGAGATCACGAGCCAGAACCACGGCTTCGCCGTGGACGCGCCACGCGAGGGCTCGCCGCTGGCACCCGTGGGCAAGTACGGCCGCGTCGCCGTCTCGCACATCTCGCTGAACGACCAGGTCGTCGAGGGCCTGTCCTGCCTGGACATCCCCGCCTTCTCGGTCCAGTACCACCCGGAGGCGGCGGCCGGACCGCACGACGCCGCCTACCTGTTCGACCGCTTCATCGACCTGATGGAAGCTTCCAAGAGCGCACCCGCCGACGCATCCAAGACTGGGGAAAACAAGTAA
- the mihF gene encoding integration host factor, actinobacterial type — MVLRTLSDEDRAKARAKALAARTRRAEIKKSFGSGALSITEILDLVPDDEALGRLRVLDLLESLPGVGEIRAAALMDKLGISPSRRLRGLGRKQREALIEHFGGTPPPTKE; from the coding sequence ATGGTATTGAGAACACTGTCGGACGAAGACCGCGCCAAGGCCCGTGCCAAGGCGCTGGCAGCACGCACGCGGCGTGCCGAAATCAAGAAGTCATTCGGTTCCGGGGCCCTGAGCATCACCGAGATCCTTGACCTGGTGCCGGACGACGAGGCGCTAGGCAGGCTGCGTGTCTTGGACCTGCTGGAATCCCTCCCGGGAGTCGGTGAGATCCGCGCCGCCGCATTGATGGATAAACTGGGTATTTCCCCCTCCCGCAGACTGCGTGGGCTGGGGCGCAAGCAGCGGGAAGCGCTCATCGAACATTTCGGTGGAACGCCCCCACCAACGAAAGAGTAA
- the pyrF gene encoding orotidine-5'-phosphate decarboxylase, translating to MPEQRDDAVAARAPFGERLAAAMAEHGPLCVGIDPHPGLLAAWGLNDDVQGLRSFSLTVVEAMAGHMAALKPQVALYERHGSAGIAVLEETLALSRTAGILTIADAKRGDIGSTMAAYAQAWLGEGSALAADAVTLSPYLGYESLRPALDLAAATGRGVFVLGLTSNPEGAAVQHVGGADSVAARVIRAVGMENAGAVPFGSTGLVIGATVGDALQRLGIDLAASAAPILAPGLGAQGATGADMKEAFGACWDQILGTSSRGILAAGPSGSALLDAARTTRDSLR from the coding sequence ATGCCTGAACAGCGCGATGACGCGGTTGCCGCCAGGGCTCCCTTCGGGGAGCGCCTGGCGGCGGCCATGGCCGAACACGGCCCGCTATGCGTGGGCATCGATCCGCACCCGGGGCTGCTCGCCGCCTGGGGACTGAACGACGATGTGCAGGGCCTGCGCAGCTTCTCGCTGACGGTGGTCGAGGCCATGGCCGGGCACATGGCGGCGCTGAAGCCGCAGGTGGCCCTGTACGAGCGCCATGGCTCGGCAGGCATCGCCGTGCTGGAGGAAACCCTGGCGCTGTCCCGCACGGCCGGCATCCTGACCATCGCCGACGCCAAGCGCGGGGACATCGGCTCCACCATGGCCGCCTACGCGCAGGCCTGGCTGGGCGAGGGCAGCGCGCTGGCCGCCGATGCCGTCACGCTGAGCCCGTACCTGGGCTACGAGTCGCTGCGTCCGGCGCTCGACCTGGCTGCGGCCACCGGTCGCGGCGTGTTCGTGCTCGGTCTCACCTCCAACCCGGAAGGTGCAGCTGTGCAGCACGTCGGTGGCGCTGATTCGGTCGCCGCGCGCGTGATCAGGGCCGTCGGGATGGAAAACGCCGGGGCGGTGCCGTTTGGTTCCACCGGCCTCGTCATCGGCGCCACCGTCGGCGACGCGCTCCAGCGGCTGGGCATCGACCTGGCTGCCTCGGCGGCGCCGATCCTGGCTCCGGGCCTCGGTGCCCAGGGTGCCACGGGGGCCGACATGAAGGAAGCCTTCGGTGCCTGCTGGGACCAGATCCTGGGCACCAGCAGCCGTGGAATCCTGGCCGCGGGGCCATCGGGCAGCGCCTTGCTCGATGCCGCACGAACCACGCGCGATTCACTGCGCTAG